From the Phyllobacterium sp. T1293 genome, the window GAAGCTCGTCTGGGAAAACAATCGCGAGTGCTATCACTGCGTCGCCAACCATCCTGAACTGTGCAAGACTTTCCCGGAAGCGCCGAGTGTCACCGGTGTGCAGGGCGCCGGTGACGATCCTGAAATCGCTGAACATTGGCAGCGTTGTGAAGCTGCGGGCCTCCCAAGCACTTTCCGCATGTCCGATGATGGTCAGTATCGCGCCACCCGTGTTCCGCTGCTGCGGGATTCGGAAAGCTATACGATGACCGGTCGCCGCGCCGTCGGTAAGCAGCTCAGCGATATTGTCAATGAGAAGCGGATCGGTTCGCTGTTGCTGTTCCATTATCCGACCACCTGGAACCACATTCTTGGCGACCATGCCATTTCGTTCCGTGTGCTGCCGCTTGGCCCGGATGAAACACAGGTTACAACCAAGTGGCTGGTACATAAGGATGCCGTCGAGGGCGTAGACTATAACCTCGAAGAACTGACGCATGTGTGGACGGAAACCAATGATCAGGACCGCCGTATTGTCGAGGAAAACGCTTTCGGTATCCGCTCGCCCGCCTATGAACCCGGTCCCTATTCGACCGAACATGAAGGCGGCGTGCTGCAGTTCCTCGAATGGTATTGCAGGTTCATGGAAGAGCGTCTCACCGGCGGTGATACGCGGCTCAGCAAGGTAGCATAGGTAAAAATGAATATGGGCGTTCCTCAGTCTTACCCGCACCTCGACCAGATGCAGCCGTGGAATGATCGGCTGCATTTATTGGAGTGCCTGTCGATCATTGAGGAAGCGCCGAATGTGAAGACTTTCACATTCCGTTCCGACAATCAGAACTGGTTCCGCTATGAGCCGGGCCAGTTCATGACCTTCGAACTGCCGACCCAGCCCGAAGCTGTATTGCGCACCTATACACTGTCATCCAGCCCGTCACGGCCATTCACTATTGCTGTGACGGTCAAAGCGCAGGAAGGCAGTATCGGCACCCGCTGGATGCTGGATCATCTGACGCCGGGTGTCCGGCTGAAGGCATTCGGGCCGCTCGGCGATTTTTCCATGCGCAAGCATCCGGGCGAAAAATATCTGTTCATCTCGGCGGGATCGGGCATTACACCGATGATGTCGATGACCCGCTGGATGCATGATTGCGCGCCGCAGAGCGATATCAGCTTCGTTACCTGCGCCCGCCGCCCCAGCGATATTATTTTCCGCCGGGAACTGGAATATCTCACCAGCTGCATGCCCAATCTGAAACTGTCGTTTCTGATCAAGGAACACGAGATGGGGCAGCTTTGGACCGGCATTCGCGGCAGGCTTGAGGCGCCCAAACTGCCGCTGCTTTCGCCTGACTTCAAGGATCGGACAATTTTCTGCTGTGGCCCGGAAGGTTTCATGCGGGATGTGCGTACCATGCTTGAGGCCAATGGCTTTGATATGGCGCATTATCATCAGGAAAGCTTTGGCCCTGCCGCCGAGCCGGTATTGCCCATGCTCGATGTCATTTCCACGGAAGCATTGGAATCGGCTGCCACGATCACCTTCTCCATGTCTGGAATGGAAGTGCCCTGCATGCCGGGTGATACGATCCTGAAAGCAGCGCGTGGTGCGGGTATCCGCATTGCTGCCGCTTGCGAATCCGGCCTGTGCGGCACCTGCAAGGTGATGAAACTGTCGGGCAAATCCGAGATGGATCACAACGGCGGTATTCTCGATGAGGAAATCGACGAGGGGTTTGTGCTTGCCTGCTGCACGAAGCCGCTTGGCAATGTGGAAATCGAGGCCTGATTATTGCCGTTTGGCTATTCTTCATTTCAATAAAATAAATGTGCTAGTATTCAGCGCATGAATTTGCGATCTGTCGATTTGAACCTGCTCGTGGTGCTCGATGCGCTTCTGGATGAAGCGCATGTGTCGCGTGCGGCTGACCGGCTTGGCCTCTCGCAGCCCGCCACCTCAAGCGCGCTCGATCGTTGCCGCCATCTGTTCGAGGATGCGTTGCTGGAACGTGGCAAGGGGATGATGCGGTTGACGCCAAAGGCCGAATCGCTGCGCGTGCCCATCAAAAACCTCCTGGCGCAGATTACGCTCGTTCTTGATCCACCCGACATTGATCTTGCCACCATTCACCAGACGGTGCGCATACTCACTGCCGATCTTCCGGCTGTGGCGATCATCGGGCCTTTGCGCGAGAGGCTTGCACGATCAGCGCCCGGTATTGATCTGGTGATCCAGCCCTGGCATGGCACTGAGGATTCGCTGGACAAGCTTGCGAAAGGGGCGGTTGACCTCGCCGTGGCGGTTTTCCCGAAAACGGATGTTTCGTTCCGGCGTGTGGATTTGCTGCACGAGCACTATGTGGTGATGATGCGCAATGATCATCCCGCGGCAAAGGATTTTACACTCGACCGTTGGCTGGAATTCCCGCATGTGATCGTTTCGGGGCAGGGGCATCGGTACAGTCCACTGGATGAGGAACTGGCAAAGATTGGCCGCGAGCGCCGGGTGGGCATCGTTGTTCCGAGCTTTCTGATGGTCCCGCCGCTGGTTGAAAATTCCGACATGATTGCAATGACGCCGAGCCTATGTGTTCCAGCGGATGCAAGCGGTTTCGCGTTGTTTGAACCGCCTATTCCGGTCGAGGGCTTTACGCTGCATCTGGCATGGCATGTCAGGCGCGACGAGGATCGCGCCGTTCAGCATGTGGGGGGTATTATCAGGGAGTTGTTGCAGAGTCCGGTATGAGATTTCTGCGCTGCATGAACATTGTGTGTGGCGTGGTGCGTGGTTCGACAAGCTCACCATGAGGGGCTTGGGTGGATGCAATGCTAATCGCAGAGATTGCAGAACTTGGCTTCCCCCGTCACACCCAATTCCGTCATCCTCAGTCCTCGGGTTTAACCCGAGGATGACCCGAGGACCCACAATTTAAAAGCTGCGAGCATCCAAGTTCGTTCAATCTCCTTAACCGTGGTCCTCGGGTCAAGCCCGAGGATGACGGAGAGGGTGAGGTTGCAGGGAGTTTTACTCTGCAATCTCTGCGATTAGCATTGCATCCTCACTCTCCCTCATGGAGAGCTTGTCGAACCACGAACCACGAACCACACTGCAGATTTATAATGTTAAAACACCACCGTCTTGTGGCCATTGAGCATGACACGGGATTCAAGATGTTTCTTGACTGCCCGTGCCAGCACCCGGCTTTCAATATCGCGGCCGGTGGCAACAAAATCCTCGGCGCTCATGGCGTGGCTGACCCGCTCGGTCTCCTGCTCGATGATCGGACCTTCATCCAGATCAGGGGTGACATAGTGTGCCGTCGCACCGATCAGCTTCACGCCGCGCTCGAAGGCCTGATGATAGGGCTTGGCCCCCTTGAAGCTTGGCAGGAAGGAGTGGTGGATGTTGATCACCTTGCCAAAGAGGCGCTTGGAGATGTTGTCTGACAGCACCTGCATATAGCGGGCAAGAATGACCAGATCAGCGCCGGTGTCCTTGACGATCTTCAGAAGCGCCTCTTCCTGCTCCTTCTTGTTGTCCTTGGAAACGGGCAGGACATGGTAGGGGATACCCTCATGCTCGGCAAAGCGGCGGCTGTCCTCATGGTTGGAGACAATGGCGGCCACTTCCGCATCAAGCCAGCCAACCTTGATCTGGTAAATCAGGTGCAGCAGTGCATGGTCGAATTTTGATACCATGATGACGATCTTTGGCTTCTTGGCCTGATCAACAAGGGTTGTCTTCATGCCGAAACGCTCGACGGCGGGTTTCAGCGCCCGCTCGACATCATCCTTGGAGGTGGCTTCCGAAGCGGCAAAGGCAATGCGCATGAAGAAGCGGTTGGTCTGGCGATCCCAGAACTGGTTGCTCTCGGCAATATTGGCATCGAGTGCCGCAAGCTCCGTTGTCACCGATGCCACAATCCCCGGCTTGTCTTCGCATGAGAGGGTGAGGACAAAGCTGTGCGTGTAATCAGAGGACTGACGGGCTGCGGGCAGGGTGGGGGACTGATGATCCATTGGTTCAAACTCCAGGAAGCTCTTTCAGAAAACGGTCGAGTTCGTCGTGCGCAATTCCAACCATATGTTCGGCTCCCGGATAGGTTTTTGCATGTACGTCTGCGACAAACTCGGAAAAGGCTGCGACCCTTTCCTGCTGGAGGCGGTCATATTCTGCGGAAAAATTGCGATAGACCTTGGCATGGCGAGGATAATGGCCGCGGTTTGATCCGAGAATATCCTCGGCGAAAAGATATTGCGCGTCACAGCCAGCGCCTGCACCCATGGAAATCATGAACATGGATGTGCGCTCGCAGATGGCTGTTGCCACCTCAGCAGGCACGACCTCAATCTCGGCGGCAAATGCGCCCGCTTCTTCCAGCGTTTTGGTCTGGTGCCAGATATCAAGGGCGCTCCGGGCTGTTTTGCCAACCGCCTTGAACCCGCCGGTCCATGTTGCTTTCGAGGGGATCAGGCCGACATGGCCGCAGACGGGAATGCCTTCATCGTGCATTCGCCGGATAGTGGAAAGGCTGGCCGCGCAATAGACAGCATCGCCGCCAGCGCGCAAGGCGGTAAAGGCTGCACGCATATAATCTTCAGCCGTGACGAAATCTCCATACTCCAGACCGGGGATGGTGAAGCAGCTTGGTGCCGCATCACGAAAAACGGGGCTCAAAAGCGCGGGTGGCACTGAAAGGACGTCAATGCGTGCGCGTTCGGCGGCTTCGGCTTCCTCCAATGTTTCAACCCGCAGCATGGTCAGCTGACGGCGACCTTTCATGGATAAAATGTCTGCCACCGTGGGGCGTTTATTGGCCATATCGGTTATCTTTCAAGCTGCGAGTAGGGATTTGAGTTTGATATCCGACGCGGCAAGATGTGCCGGATCAGGATAGGCGCGGCGTGCAATCAGCATTTCGGCGAGGCGGATATCCCGGGCAACAGCATTGCCGGGACCAATACCGCTGGCGGCAACAAGGCGTCCGTCCGATGCAAGATGGAAGAGAATGAAAGCGTCATCGCCTAAATCGCGGCGGATTATGGTGCTGCCTTCGTCGGCAAGCCCTGCCACCTGTAGCCCCAGATCATATTGATCGGACCAGAACCACGGAACCGATAGATGCGGCTCGGCAAGACCCAGCATATTGCGCGCGGCCAGCGTTCCCTGCTCTTGCGCGTTGCGCCATGCTTCGAGCCGCACGCGCCGACCGCCATAGATGGAGAGCGGGAAATCACAGCAATCACCAGCGGCAAAGATCGCCGGGTCATCAGTCTGCAAGTGTTCATTGACGATGATGCCATTGCCGATTGCGAGGCCTGCCGCTTCGGCAAGTGCTGTGACCGGTGTGGCGCCAATGCCGATGACAATGAGATCAGCGGTCAGGCTTTCACCATTGGCAAGGGTGATCGTGGCGCACGCATCATTGTCGGAAATTCCCGATAGCCCAATCCCGCAGCGAAGATGCACGCCCTCCTTGGCATGACGGGCTGCAATAATTCTGGCGATTTCCTCCGGTACGCCGCGCATCAGTACCCGCGCCTGCGTTTCAAGCACGCTCACCGAAGCACCGCGTTTGCGCGCACTGGCGGCAAGTTCCAGCCCGATAAAGCCGCCACCGATGATGGCAATGTTTGCCCCCGGTTGAAAGCGCGCGCGAATAGCAAGCGCATCATCATAGCTGCGCAGATAGGCGCAATGTCTGCTTTCCACCGCCAGCGGCAGGGCGCGGGGAACAGCTCCAGTTGCGAGCAGCACCTTGTCATAGGCAAGGCTATTTCCGTTTGCGAAGACGACTCTCTTCGCCTTCCGGTCGATTCCTGTCACTGCTGTATCAGCCAAAAAGCCGATATTCCGTTCGAGGATTTGGTCTTTGCTTGCGATGGTTCTCGGCGCGGGATGTTCCTGCGAGATCATTGCATCCTTGGACAAGGGCGGGCGCTCATAGGGAAGATGCTTTTCAGCACCAATCAGAGTGATCGAACCCTCGTGGCCATTTTCGCGCAAGGCAAAGGCGGCCCGGACGCCGCATTCGCCAGCGCCGATGATGACCATGCCCGGTGTCCCCGATATCATTGACTCAACTGGATGAGGACTTTGCCCGCTTCCACCTTTACCGGGTAGGTTTTCAGATTAACGCAGACTGGTGCGCCCTTGGCCTGTCCGGTCTTGTAGTTGAAACGGCCATTGTGTTTGGGACACTCGATGATGTCATCCATGACAAGCCCGTCGGCCAGATGAATATGCTCATGCGTGCATAGCCCATCGGTCGCGAAGAACTCGTCGTCCGGGCTGCGATAGATGGCAAAGGTGCGGCCTTCGTGGTCAAATCGCATGACATCCTCCTCGTCAATATCGTCAGCCGTGCAGGCCTCTATCCAGTCGTTCATGGTTTCCTCCCTTTGGTGAGAACTATAAAAGCTCTATCGTTACGTAAGTTTTTGCTTACGTTATTGCGCTGCTCGGGCTGCTTCCCCATGAAACTCGTCGCAATAGGGCTTGGCGGTCAGCGGCAGTTCACGGCGCAGGTAATAATCTTCGTTGCGCAACTGGCGCAGGAAGGCCGGCAGCATTTCCCGATAGCCGTCCAGAATGCCGGGATTGGGTGCAGGAAGGTCGTGCCTGATCATGGCGTGGAGGCGCGGCAATGCGTGGTAGGGCACCATGGGAAACATATGGTGTTCGACATGATAATTCATGTTCCAGTAAATGAACCGGCTGACCGGATTCATAAGGACCGTGCGGCTGTTGAGCCGGTGATCCACAACATTATCGGCAAGGCCGCCATGCTGCAGCAGACCGGTCAGGACGTGATGCCATGCACCGTAAAGGCGGGGCAGGCCAATCAGCACGAGGGGCAGGATCGAGCCCATATAAACAGCCAAAGCAATGGTTGCGATATAGATGGCCAGCCATATCCGGGCAATGCGGACGGCCTTGGGTTGCTCCTGCTCGGGGATGAATGTCTTTTCTTCGGCGCTAACGAAACCGGCAGCATTGCGCAGCATATCGACAACCGCATGCCATGCATCGAGAATCCCGAAGAAATTCAGGACGAGCCGCAAAAGATCGGGCGGGCGCATGACCGCAATTTCGGGATCGCGTCCGACAATAACGGTATCGGTATGGTGACGGGCATGGCTCCAGCGCCATGTCACGGGATTGCGCATGATCATGAAACAGGCGATCTGATAGACCACATCATTCATCCAGCGGGTTTTGAAGGCTGTACCGTGGCCGCATTCATGCCAGCGGGAATCGGAGGCTGATCCATAAAGCACTCCATAAGCGAGGAAGAACGGGACACACCAGATACTGCCCCACAGGACAACACCAGGCACTGCCAGAATAACCATACTACCGAGCCAGATCGCCGTGTCGCGAATGGCTGGGCCATCATCGCGCTTCATCAGCTCTTTCATATCTTTGCGGGAAATATCCGTGTGATACCATTCCGCTGCGGCAAGGCCAGTTTCAACGGCGCGTTGTGAATCCCGGCCGATAAGGCTGTAGTCGCGTGCTGCGGGCAATATTGCGTCCATTACAGGACCTCCCAATCCTCAGGCTTGAAGGTTCAAAGACCTCCATATTTCCAGGGGAATGGTACCGATGCGACAGCTGGGGCTCAATCGCAGATGATAATATTCTATCATCAGCCATCATCTGATGCTATCAATTGATGATAGAATCTATCATTTGAGGCGCATATGGCAAACAGACCGACAATTGCTGATCTGGCCCGGGTTTCCGGGGTCAGTGTTGCCACAGTGGATCGCGTGCTCAACAATCGCCTGCCGGTGCGGGAAGAAACAGCGCGCCGCGTTTACGAGGCGGCAAACAGCATTGGTTATCATGCGGCTGGGCTAATCCGTCAGCGGATGCGGCAGGAATTGCCGGAATATAGGCTGGGTTTTCTCCTGCAAAAATCAGGCCAATATTTCTATCAGGAATTTGAAAGGGAAATCGATGCGGCGGTGAATGCCGCGCCGCATTTTCGCGGGGTGCCGGTGGTCGATTTCTGTCCATCGCTGGCGCCTGAGGATATTATCGCCAAACTGAAATCACTGGCTGGGCGCACGCAGTCAATCGCGCTTGTCGCCCCGGATCATCCGGCGATCACCATGGCGATTGACGCGTTGAAAGCCAAAGGGATAGGCGTGTTCTCGCTGCTTTCTGATTTTGCGGCGGGCGTGCGGGAAGGATATGTCGGTCTGAACAATCGCAAGGTCGGGCGCACGGCGGCATGGATGATCGCCAAGGCAGCGCGCCGCCCCGGAAAGGTCGCCATATTCGTTGGCAGTCATCGTTTTCAAGGGCACGAGCTTCGGGAAATTGGTTTCCGCTCCTTCTTCCGGGAGGAAGCGCCAGATTTTACCGTGCTTGATACATTGATCAATCTGGAGACACGCCAGATCACCCATGAAGCAATGCTCAATCTTTTGGAGCATCACCCGGATTTGGTGGGTTGTTATGTTGCCGGTGGTGGCATGGAAGGGGCGATTGCGGCGCTCCGCCAGAGCGATTTGCCCGCGCCACCTGTCATGATCTGCAATGAAATTACACCGGAATCCCGCGCTGCATTGGCGGATAATGTAGCGACGATGGCAATTGCGACCCCCCTGCCGCGTCTCTGCCGCGAATTGGTGGAGTTGATGGGCCACGCCATTGAATCGGGAGCGGCCAATGCGCCGGGGCAAACCTTCCTGCCGTTCGATATTTACCTGCCGGAAAACATCTAATTCACTGAATCTATCAGAAATGATAGTTTTTGGTTTGCGGGCAATTGACTGGCCGGGCAATGGAACAGATGTTTCGCGCAGCGCCTACAATGCGCTGACATTTCATTCTCAGGAGATTTTCGGATGAGCGCGACACGTTCCGCACCGGTTTTTGCAATCAATCATATGGCCGCGCCAAAATTACCAGCGCAGGCGTTTTTCCAACTGGCGCGCTCTCTCGATTTGCAGGATGTCGAAATCCGCAACGATCTGTCAGGCAATGCCATTATTGATGGAACGCCGGCAGCGGAGATCCGTGCGCAAGCCGCTGAGGCTGGTGTGAAGATTGCAACGATCAATGCCCTGCAGCGCTTCAACGAATGGACGCCTGAGCGCGAACAGGAAGCCATGGAACTTGCGGATTACGCCCGTGATGCCGGGGCTGCCGCTCTGGTTCTGGTGCCTGTCAATGATGGAACGGGCCAGAAGGACGGCGAGCGCCAAGCCAATCTGCGGGTCGCATTGAAAGCTTTGTTGCCTATTCTGGATGCGCGCGGTTTGAAAGGATTTGTTGAGCCGCTCGGCTTTGAAATCTGCTCGCTGCGCTCAAAGCGGGAGGCTGTGGAAGCCATCAAGGATGTGAACGGGCAAGGCACTTTCCGCGTCGTTCATGATACATTTCACCACCATCTTGCCGGAGAACCGGCACTTTTCCCCGAATGGACCGGTCTCGTCCACATATCCGGGGTGACGGATACCGCTGTATCGGTCAGCGATATGCGCGATTCGCATAGGGTGCTCGTTGACACGCAGGATCGTCTTGGCAATGTCGCACAAATTCAGGCGCTGCTGGATGCTGATTATACGGGGCTGTTCTCGTTCGAACCATTTGCCGAGGAAGTGCAGGCGCTTGAGAAACCTGCCGCTGCCTTGTCCGAGAGCATTGCCCTGATCCGGCACCACCTGGCCTGATCGCCACGTTCTTATCCTTACAGGAACGATCCGGACGCATAGCCGGATCGTTCCGCTATTCTTTTTCTTTGGTTTCTGATGAACCTTCCGCGCACTTGCTGCGCGCTTGGGGATGCCATCCGGAAACTGCACAGCAGTGCAAAATAATTTCCCATCGAATGAAGTGCCGTTGTCCCAGCCGGGTTGGTGAGAAACTTGCCCGAACAACCCGTTTTTGTGATCTGCGCTGTTGGAATCGCGCTTGACGCCTTCTTCGGAAAATGGAATAAATATTTCAGAAACTGGATGCAACGGTTTTTATATTCCGTATGACAAGTCCAGAAAAGTTTGCGCGGCGTTTCGCGCACTCTAGGGGCAGAGGTATCGCTGGCGGCAGGGGTTGCATGGCTACGATGTCGATGTTCGCGGAGCTTCCGGATCAGGACGGTGTGGCCGGGCACCATGTGGAGGAGAAGAAATGAAGAAGCTGATTTTGACTATGGCTGTTTCAGCCTTGATGAGCACATCGGCACTTGCCGCCAATATTGGCGTGTCGATGGCGCAGTTTGACGATAACTTTCTGACGGTTCTGCGCAATGGTATGCAGGACTATGCCAAGACGCTGGATGGCGTGACGCTGCAAGTGGAGGACGCGCAGAACGACGTTGCCAAGCAACAGAGCCAGATCCAGAATTTCATCGCTTCCAAGGTTGACGCGATCATCGTCAATGCGGTGGATACGGATGCGACTGCCGCCATGTCGAAGCTGGCAACAGCTGCCGGTATTCCGCTTGTTTATGTCAACCGCGAACCTGTCAACGTGAATGAACTTCCTGCCAAGCAGGCTTTTGTTGCTTCGAACGAAGTGGAGTCCGGCACGCTTGAAACCAAGGAAGTCTGCAAGCTTCTGAAGGGCAAGGGCAAGATCGTCGTCATGATGGGCGAATTGTCCAATCAGGCTGCGCGCCAGCGCACAAAGGACATTCACGACGTTATCGCCACCGACGAATGCAAAGGCCTGACGATTGTAGAAGAGCAGACCGCCAACTGGTCGCGCACACAGGGTGCTGATTTGATGACCAACTGGCTCTCTGCCGGTCTGGAATTCGACGCGGTTATCTCCAACAATGACGAAATGGCAATCGGTGCTATTCAGGCTCTGAAAGCTGCTGGCCGCAAGATGGATACGGTTGTCGTCGCCGGTGTTGACGCAACGCAGGATGCGCTTGCAGCCATGGCTGCTGGTGATCTCGACGTGACGGTGTTCCAGAATGCCGCCGGTCAGGGCAAGGGCTCGGTCGATGCCGCGCTGAAGCTTGCCAAGGGCGAAAAGGTCGAGGCCAAGGTCTACATTCCCTTCGAACTGGTCACGCCTGACAATCTGTCAAAATACCAGTCCAAGAACTAAGGCGCAGCGCCTTTGCCCCGGAACGCGCTTTGAGTGCGTTCCGGTCTCTGTTCAATGTCTCGGGGAGGAGACGATTATGGCAGTCAGCCCAACGACTATGGCTGCGGTGCGCGCCAGTGGTGCGGTGCCGAAGGCCGAATATCTGCTTAATGTTGAAAACATCCGCAAGGAATTCCCCGGCGTTCTGGCGCTGGATGATGTGTCGTTCCGGTTGAAGCGCGGCACTGTGCATGCGCTGATGGGCGAAAACGGCGCCGGTAAATCCACGCTGATGAAAATCCTCGCCGGAATATATGTTCCGGATCAGGGCGAAGTCTTTCTGAAAGGCCTGCCGATCCGTTTGAAGTCTCCGCTGGATGCGCTGGAAAACGGCATTGCCATGATCCATCAGGAATTGAACCTGATGCCCTTTATGACCGTGGCCGAAAATATCTGGATTCGGCGCGAGCCGAAAAACATGTTCGGCTTTGTCGATCACGGCAAGATGTTCGAAATGACCGCCGATCTGTTCAAGCGGCTGAATATCGCGCTTGATCCTGAATCGCAGGTGCGTGATCTCAGCGTGGCCAACCGGCAGATGGTCGAGATTGCCAAGGCGGTCTCCTACGAATCCGATGTGCTGATCATGGATGAACCGACCTCGGCACTGACCGAGCGCGAGGTGGCGCATCTGTTCGCGATTATTCGTAACCTGCGCAGTCAGGGCATCGGCATTGTCTACATCACCCATAAGATGAATGAGCTGTTCGAGATCGCCGACGAATTTTCAGTGTTTCGCGATGGCCGTTATATTGGCACGCACGCCTCCACGGATGTGACGCGCGATGACATCATCAAGATGATGGTCGGGCGCGAGATCACCCAGATGTTCCCGAAGGAGATTGTGCCCATCGGCGAGGTTGTTCTTTCGGTGAAAGACCTTGCGCTGAAGGGGGTGTTCTCGGGTGTTTCCTTTGACGTGCGGGCGGGCGAGATTCTTGGCATTGCCGGTCTTGTTGGTTCAGGCCGGTCCAATGTCGCTGAAACCATATTCGGCGTA encodes:
- a CDS encoding aromatic ring-hydroxylating oxygenase subunit alpha, with the protein product MDMRNELLRNLKNRKPGYGLEQAFYSDPDYYRLDMENIFYRDWLFIGHDCEVTKPGNFFTVQVGDYPVVIVRDRQGQIRAFHNSCRHRGSRVCAAERGTSAKLVCPYHQWTYELDGRLLFARQMGDDFDPSQHSLKPVHCESVGGYIFICLAQNPTDFSATRALIEPYLAPHKLTDTKVAYQSTIVEKGNWKLVWENNRECYHCVANHPELCKTFPEAPSVTGVQGAGDDPEIAEHWQRCEAAGLPSTFRMSDDGQYRATRVPLLRDSESYTMTGRRAVGKQLSDIVNEKRIGSLLLFHYPTTWNHILGDHAISFRVLPLGPDETQVTTKWLVHKDAVEGVDYNLEELTHVWTETNDQDRRIVEENAFGIRSPAYEPGPYSTEHEGGVLQFLEWYCRFMEERLTGGDTRLSKVA
- a CDS encoding hybrid-cluster NAD(P)-dependent oxidoreductase, which translates into the protein MNMGVPQSYPHLDQMQPWNDRLHLLECLSIIEEAPNVKTFTFRSDNQNWFRYEPGQFMTFELPTQPEAVLRTYTLSSSPSRPFTIAVTVKAQEGSIGTRWMLDHLTPGVRLKAFGPLGDFSMRKHPGEKYLFISAGSGITPMMSMTRWMHDCAPQSDISFVTCARRPSDIIFRRELEYLTSCMPNLKLSFLIKEHEMGQLWTGIRGRLEAPKLPLLSPDFKDRTIFCCGPEGFMRDVRTMLEANGFDMAHYHQESFGPAAEPVLPMLDVISTEALESAATITFSMSGMEVPCMPGDTILKAARGAGIRIAAACESGLCGTCKVMKLSGKSEMDHNGGILDEEIDEGFVLACCTKPLGNVEIEA
- a CDS encoding LysR family transcriptional regulator; translated protein: MNLRSVDLNLLVVLDALLDEAHVSRAADRLGLSQPATSSALDRCRHLFEDALLERGKGMMRLTPKAESLRVPIKNLLAQITLVLDPPDIDLATIHQTVRILTADLPAVAIIGPLRERLARSAPGIDLVIQPWHGTEDSLDKLAKGAVDLAVAVFPKTDVSFRRVDLLHEHYVVMMRNDHPAAKDFTLDRWLEFPHVIVSGQGHRYSPLDEELAKIGRERRVGIVVPSFLMVPPLVENSDMIAMTPSLCVPADASGFALFEPPIPVEGFTLHLAWHVRRDEDRAVQHVGGIIRELLQSPV
- the purU gene encoding formyltetrahydrofolate deformylase; translation: MDHQSPTLPAARQSSDYTHSFVLTLSCEDKPGIVASVTTELAALDANIAESNQFWDRQTNRFFMRIAFAASEATSKDDVERALKPAVERFGMKTTLVDQAKKPKIVIMVSKFDHALLHLIYQIKVGWLDAEVAAIVSNHEDSRRFAEHEGIPYHVLPVSKDNKKEQEEALLKIVKDTGADLVILARYMQVLSDNISKRLFGKVINIHHSFLPSFKGAKPYHQAFERGVKLIGATAHYVTPDLDEGPIIEQETERVSHAMSAEDFVATGRDIESRVLARAVKKHLESRVMLNGHKTVVF
- a CDS encoding 3-methyl-2-oxobutanoate hydroxymethyltransferase, which translates into the protein MANKRPTVADILSMKGRRQLTMLRVETLEEAEAAERARIDVLSVPPALLSPVFRDAAPSCFTIPGLEYGDFVTAEDYMRAAFTALRAGGDAVYCAASLSTIRRMHDEGIPVCGHVGLIPSKATWTGGFKAVGKTARSALDIWHQTKTLEEAGAFAAEIEVVPAEVATAICERTSMFMISMGAGAGCDAQYLFAEDILGSNRGHYPRHAKVYRNFSAEYDRLQQERVAAFSEFVADVHAKTYPGAEHMVGIAHDELDRFLKELPGV
- a CDS encoding NAD(P)/FAD-dependent oxidoreductase, which codes for MVIIGAGECGVRAAFALRENGHEGSITLIGAEKHLPYERPPLSKDAMISQEHPAPRTIASKDQILERNIGFLADTAVTGIDRKAKRVVFANGNSLAYDKVLLATGAVPRALPLAVESRHCAYLRSYDDALAIRARFQPGANIAIIGGGFIGLELAASARKRGASVSVLETQARVLMRGVPEEIARIIAARHAKEGVHLRCGIGLSGISDNDACATITLANGESLTADLIVIGIGATPVTALAEAAGLAIGNGIIVNEHLQTDDPAIFAAGDCCDFPLSIYGGRRVRLEAWRNAQEQGTLAARNMLGLAEPHLSVPWFWSDQYDLGLQVAGLADEGSTIIRRDLGDDAFILFHLASDGRLVAASGIGPGNAVARDIRLAEMLIARRAYPDPAHLAASDIKLKSLLAA
- a CDS encoding MocE family 2Fe-2S type ferredoxin translates to MNDWIEACTADDIDEEDVMRFDHEGRTFAIYRSPDDEFFATDGLCTHEHIHLADGLVMDDIIECPKHNGRFNYKTGQAKGAPVCVNLKTYPVKVEAGKVLIQLSQ
- a CDS encoding fatty acid desaturase family protein, whose translation is MDAILPAARDYSLIGRDSQRAVETGLAAAEWYHTDISRKDMKELMKRDDGPAIRDTAIWLGSMVILAVPGVVLWGSIWCVPFFLAYGVLYGSASDSRWHECGHGTAFKTRWMNDVVYQIACFMIMRNPVTWRWSHARHHTDTVIVGRDPEIAVMRPPDLLRLVLNFFGILDAWHAVVDMLRNAAGFVSAEEKTFIPEQEQPKAVRIARIWLAIYIATIALAVYMGSILPLVLIGLPRLYGAWHHVLTGLLQHGGLADNVVDHRLNSRTVLMNPVSRFIYWNMNYHVEHHMFPMVPYHALPRLHAMIRHDLPAPNPGILDGYREMLPAFLRQLRNEDYYLRRELPLTAKPYCDEFHGEAARAAQ
- a CDS encoding LacI family DNA-binding transcriptional regulator, whose translation is MANRPTIADLARVSGVSVATVDRVLNNRLPVREETARRVYEAANSIGYHAAGLIRQRMRQELPEYRLGFLLQKSGQYFYQEFEREIDAAVNAAPHFRGVPVVDFCPSLAPEDIIAKLKSLAGRTQSIALVAPDHPAITMAIDALKAKGIGVFSLLSDFAAGVREGYVGLNNRKVGRTAAWMIAKAARRPGKVAIFVGSHRFQGHELREIGFRSFFREEAPDFTVLDTLINLETRQITHEAMLNLLEHHPDLVGCYVAGGGMEGAIAALRQSDLPAPPVMICNEITPESRAALADNVATMAIATPLPRLCRELVELMGHAIESGAANAPGQTFLPFDIYLPENI
- a CDS encoding TIM barrel protein — encoded protein: MSATRSAPVFAINHMAAPKLPAQAFFQLARSLDLQDVEIRNDLSGNAIIDGTPAAEIRAQAAEAGVKIATINALQRFNEWTPEREQEAMELADYARDAGAAALVLVPVNDGTGQKDGERQANLRVALKALLPILDARGLKGFVEPLGFEICSLRSKREAVEAIKDVNGQGTFRVVHDTFHHHLAGEPALFPEWTGLVHISGVTDTAVSVSDMRDSHRVLVDTQDRLGNVAQIQALLDADYTGLFSFEPFAEEVQALEKPAAALSESIALIRHHLA